A region of Curvibacter sp. AEP1-3 DNA encodes the following proteins:
- the ppk2 gene encoding polyphosphate kinase 2, translating to MIRRIRSDMLDSYDEELEMELDDHNQDELADGLSPELSAQQKQDRRTYFRELFRMQGELVKLQDWVVATGHKVVVIFEGRDAAGKGGAIKRITQRLNPRVCRVAALPAPNDRERTQWYFQRYVSHLPAAGEIVLFDRSWYNRAGVERVMGFCNDEQLEEFFRTVPEFEKMLVRSGIQVIKYWFSISDEEQHTRFLGRIHDPLKQWKLSPMDLQSRVRWEAYTHAKEAMLERTHIPEAPWWVVQAVDKKKARLNCIQHLLGQMPYEEIPHPPVELPERVRHQDYERHPVPAEMYVPEIY from the coding sequence ATGATCCGTCGCATCCGCAGCGACATGTTGGACAGCTATGACGAAGAGCTGGAAATGGAGCTCGACGACCACAACCAGGACGAGTTGGCCGATGGCCTGAGCCCTGAGCTGAGCGCGCAACAAAAGCAGGACCGCCGCACCTATTTCCGCGAGCTTTTCCGCATGCAGGGCGAGCTGGTCAAGCTGCAGGACTGGGTGGTGGCGACCGGCCACAAAGTAGTCGTGATATTCGAAGGGCGCGATGCGGCCGGCAAGGGCGGCGCTATCAAGCGCATTACCCAGCGCCTCAACCCCCGTGTCTGTCGTGTGGCTGCGCTGCCCGCGCCCAACGACCGCGAACGTACCCAGTGGTACTTCCAGCGCTATGTGAGCCACCTGCCTGCGGCCGGCGAAATCGTGTTATTTGACCGCAGCTGGTACAACCGCGCGGGGGTCGAGCGCGTCATGGGCTTTTGCAACGACGAGCAGCTCGAAGAGTTCTTCCGCACCGTGCCCGAGTTCGAGAAGATGCTGGTGCGATCAGGCATCCAGGTTATCAAATACTGGTTCTCCATTTCGGATGAAGAGCAGCACACCCGCTTTCTGGGCCGTATTCACGACCCGCTCAAGCAATGGAAGCTCAGCCCCATGGACCTGCAGTCCCGCGTGCGCTGGGAGGCTTACACCCACGCCAAGGAAGCCATGCTGGAGCGCACCCATATTCCGGAAGCCCCATGGTGGGTGGTGCAGGCCGTGGACAAAAAGAAGGCCCGCCTGAATTGCATCCAGCATTTGCTGGGCCAAATGCCCTACGAGGAGATACCTCACCCTCCGGTGGAATTGCCAGAGCGGGTCCGCCACCAGGACTACGAGCGCCACCCGGTGCCGGCAGAGATGTACGTGCCGGAGATCTATTAG